ataaaggagaagaaggcAGGCACGTTTCTAGTTAttgttttccattcaaattCTGTTTCTTTCCCTTTATAAATAAAGACTTGGGATGGCAGTAACCAACAACTCAATTCTGCTCTTTgttctttatatttgataatcaaAGCTCTGTGTTTTACTTAAGCATTTGTTCTTCTCAATCGTGAACTAAGTTCactgttcttttctttcatcaGTAAATGCAGGGCAGCCTTTTATAGTTCTTTACATttcaacaattggtatcagagctcttTTTTGATCTTTGAAGGGATTCTTTGTGAGTGAGAAACACGAGAGTACTGTGAGgataaaatcaaagttttacttTGAGGGCTGGTGAGTGATACACGAGAGATTGAGTGAGTTTTTTAAAGCAATGGATTCTGCAAATTTTCCAGCAAAAACACCATTGTTTGCACGGCAGAATTTTGGGGTGTGGGCTGTGAAAATGGAAACCTATCTCAAAGCTCTTGATTTATGGGAGATAGTGGAAAGTGATAGGCAACCTACTCCTCTAGGTAACAATCCCACAATTGCTCAAATGaagttttttaatgaagaaaaggcAAAGAGATTCAAAGCTCTTTCTTGTCTTCATAATTCAGTAAGTGAAGACATCTTCACGAGGATCATGGCATGCAAATCTGCCAAGGAAACATGGGATAAATTAAAAGCAGAGTTCCATGGTGATGAGAAATCAAGAAGGATGCAGATTCTGAATCTGAGAAGACAATTCGAAGGTctgaagatgaaagaaaatgagagcaTCAAAGATTTCTCTTCTCAAATTTCAACACTTGTGAATCAAGTAAGACTCTTGGGAGAAGATTTTCCAGATTCAAGAATTGTAGAGAAAGTTCTGGTGAGTTTGCCAGAAAAATTTGAACATAAAATTTGTTCTTTAGAAGATTCTAAAGATTTTTCTGAGATAAGCCTGCAAGAATTGGTGAATGCATTGCAAGCTGTGGAGCAAAGGCAAGCATATAGACAAGAAGGATCAAGTGAAGGAGCCCTTGTTGCAGTTTACAAGGATAAGGGTCGGGCTAAGAACATCTTCAGAAATaatcaagaaggaaaaagagaaaaaggaagagactGGAAATCTGCTAACTGGCAACAGAACAACAATAACAGTTTCATGAgggggaaagagaagaaagaaagttttCCTGCTTGCAAATACTGTCAGAAAACCAATCATCTTGAAGCCTGGTGTTGGCTCAAGAATGCTCAATGTCGAAAATGCAAGCAATTTGGTCACATTCAAAGATTCTGCAAAAATAGAACAGAAACTGAACAACAAGCACAAGTAGCCGATTGTTCAGAAGTCAAAGAAGAACTTCTATTCATGGTCACAGTTCAGGACATATGTAATTCAGCAGAGACAAAGGACTCATCATGGCTCATTGATAGCGGCTGCACTAATCATATGACAGCAGACTTAAGCTTATTCAGAGACTTGGATAGAAGCTACTTGTCTAAAGTCAGAATTGGCAATGGAGACTGTGTGAAAGTTGAAGGAAAAGGAGCAATTGCAGTAGAAACACTGTCAGGtacaaaaattcttaaaaatgttCTTTATGTACCTAAGATCAACCAAAATCTAGTTAGTGTGGGTCAATTGATTGAATCTGGATATTCAATAGTTTTTAATGATGGAGTGTGTGACATTAAAGATAGAAATGGAATGCTTTTACTGTCTGCAAAAATGATGAACCGAAGCTTTAATGTAAATTGGAGTGAAGTGTGTTTAAGTGCTAATACTTATGAGTGCAAGGAATCTGTTCTTTGGCACAAACGGCTGGGACACTTCAATTATGCTACTTTAAAAAGAATGGCTGATCAGCAGATGGCTTATGGATTGCCAAATATACAGGAGCAGCAAACTATATGTGAGGCTTGTCAGCTGGGAAAACAAACTAGAACTGTTTTTCCAGAAAATGCATACAGGGCAGTATTCTAAACTTCAActtgtacacacagatgtgtgtggacCTATGCACAATGAATCATTAAATGGTTCAAAGTACTTTCTTctgtttattgatgattttagcaggTATTGCtgggtttattttctaaaatccaAAGCTGATGTGTTTGCTGAGTTTGTTAAGTTCAAGGCAGCAGTTGAACTAGAAACAGGAAGCAAATTGAAGACTTTGAGATCTGACAATGGAGGAGAGTATACCTCTCGACAATTTGAAGCATACCTTGCTAAAGAAGGGATTAAACACCAGCTGACTGTTCCCTACACACCACAGCAGAATGGTGTAAGTGAAAGAAGAAACCGAACATTGATGGAGATGGCTAGATGCTTGCTCTATGAGAAGaagttgccattgaatttctgggcagaagcagtAAAACACAGCAGCATACCTTATAAACCGAATGGCTTCAAGAGTTTTTGGCAGATAAAACTCCTTATGAACTCTGGTATGATTTTAAACCCAGTATTGATCATTTAAAAGTATTTGGAAGTATCTGTTATGTTCTGAAACCTGAAGTCAGAAGAAGGAAACTTGATCAAAAGGCTGATATAGGGATTCTTATAGGCTATAGTACAAATTCTAAAGCTTATAAAATCTATGATTTGAATGTTAACAAAAGTGGTGGTTGCTAGAGATGTCAAAGTTGTAGAAAATGCAGCTTGGAACTggaaaaattcatcaaatgcAGGATCAAACCAGATGCAACAAGATGACCTGGATGCTACAAACATGACTGATCAACAAACAGATGTTGCTGGGAATATTGAGCAACAAGATGAGTTGGATGCTGCAGAAAATAGTGATGATCAACCAGTAAGAGGAACAAGAACTCTATCAGATATCTATAGCAGGTGCAATGTAGCTGAGGCAGAACCAGTAAATGTTGAAGAAGCTATGAACTCTCAAGTTTGGATAGCAGCAGCAATGAAGGAGGAGCTTGCAATGATAGACAAGAATCAAACATGGATGCTAGTTGACAGACCAGCTCATAAGAAGGTGATTGGAGTGAAatggattttcaaaacaaaagtaaatgcAGATGGAAAGATCAACAAGCATAAGGCCAGACTTGTAGTGAAAGGATATTCACAAGAGGCAGGGATCGACTTCACAGAAACTTTTGCTCCAGTTTCCAGACATGAAACAATGAAACTCCTGCTTGCTCTAGCAGCACACAAAACGGTTGGTATATATTTCAATTGGATGTTAAATCTGCATTTTTGAATGGGGTGCTAGATGAAGAGATTTATGTTGAGCAGCCTGCTGgttttgaaaaatctaattcaaCAAACAAGGTTTATTTACTGAAGAAAGCATTGTATGGATTGAAACAAGCTCCTAGAACTTGGTATAGCAGGTTGGATAATCATCTCTTAAGCTTGGGATTTAACAGGAGCATGAATGAGGTAACTTTATATGTGAAGCATGCTGCTGGACATAAACTAATTGTAtcagtttatgttgatgatttactAATCATAGGGGATAAGGAGCAGCTTGTAGAGGAATTCAAAACCAATATGAAAGACATGTTTGAGATGAATGAACTTGGTTTGTTgacttattttttaggaatggaAGTAACTCAAACTGATCAAGgttattttctttgtcaacaacgtttttctttgaaaatactGGACAGTTTTGCAATGAACAATTGCAAGCCAGTAAGCACTCCTATGATACAGGGGCAGAAACTAATGAAAGAGGATGGCTCACCAAAAGCTGATGGGAAAATCTACAGGAGTCTAATTGGGAATTTGCTGTATTTAGCAGCCACACGTCCTGACATTCAATTTGCTGTGAATTATCTTTCCAGGTTCATGCAAGAGCCAAGTCAAAATCACTTTGTGGCAGCTAAGAGAGTATTAAGATATCTAAGAGGGACTGCAGGTTTTGGCATACACTTTGTGAAGTCCAGCTCAATTAATCTTGTTGGTTTTTCAGACAGTGATTGGGGAGGAAGTGATGAAGGAATGATGAGCACATCAGGCTACTGTTTTGGTGTGGGAAAGAGTATGTTTTGCTGGAATTCAAAGAAACAATCGGTGGTGGCACATTCTACTGCAGAAGCCGAATATATAGCTGCTTATGTAGCAGCAAAACAACTGATATGGCTGAGGAAGATGCTAAGTGACTTAGACTGCAATCAACACAATCCCACAACATTGTTTTGTGACAATACATCAGCTATAGCCATTTCTAAAAACTCTGTCTTCCATGATAAAACCAAGCACATGAAGATCAAGTTTCATGCAATCAGGCAGTTTCAACAAGAAGGAGAACTGGAACTGTGCTACTGCACTTCTGAAGATCAACTAGCAGATTTTTTCACCAAACCGTTGGGTAAAACCAGGTTTGAAGATCTAAGGGCAAGAATTGGAATGACTAGCTTTGGAAccaaggaggagtgttgaagCTTGGTACCTAAGCTAGCAGAAGCAGAAGACTTAGCAGTAATTCACTGCTgcattatttctttgtttttagctGAGACTATTATCTAGTGTAGGATAtgtttttgatttctttgttaagATTATCTAGGATAGAATTAACTTGTAATCATCTCCttaaataaaggagaagaaggcAGGCACGTTTCTAGTTAttgttttccattcaaattCTGTTTCTTTCCCTTTATAAATAAAGACTTGGGATGGCAGTAACCAACAACTCAATTCTGCTCTTTgttctttatatttgataatcaaAGCTCTGTGTTTTACTTAAGCATTTGTTCTTCTCAATCGTGAACTAAGTTCactgttcttttctttcatcaGTAAATGCAGGGCAGCCTTTTATAGTTCTTTACATTTCAACACAACTTCTCAAGATGTTCTTTACCCTTCAAATTCGCTTCAAAAGAATCTCGAGCATCTGTGACATTTTGAAGATTCCAAATAGAAAGATCACCAGATAGATGCTGAAGCTTTCCCAACTCTTTAATGTTAGAGCCACTTTGTTTTCCGATAAAGAAATCAGTTAATTTTCGAAGCTTTGTTAGTTTCCCCATTTGCAGTGGCATCTCTGGCAATTTTGTGTGTTGAAGATCAAGATGACGCAAGTTGATCAAGCTTCTCATGTTAGCTGGCAACTCAACAAGCTTAACACAAAAGTGCAAGTTCAAAATTTCCAAATTATACAGACTGCACATTGATTCAGGGAGCCTTGTAATCTTTGTACGAGAGAGATCAAGATACCGTAAATGCTTCAAGTTGCAAATTGAATTAGGCAACACAGATATATCATGAAAGGGGTGCAAAGATAGCACTCTGAGGCACTTGAGTGCAGGCAATAAATTACATATTACCTCAACTTGTTGTATCATGTGTTGAGGCCAACCATTGGGACATAGCAAGGTGCGCAGCAATTGGGGGTTCTTGATCGCCTTGAATGTCTGATAAGAGTCATCTTTTGTTGCTCTGTATGATAAATGGCGAGTCCTTTCAGTAGTCTTGCTTGAATCATCACCTTCTAGCCTGAAGCAAAAATCTCCGGATGCAAATCTAGCTAAATCATTAATGAGGTCATGCATTATGAATAATGATGAACTGAGACTTGATTGCTGAAAAAATGACCTTGCCACAAGCTCATTGAAGTACTCATAGCCTATTTCTTCCATCTCATTATTTCTTCTGGGTTCCACCAAAAAGCCTTCTGCCATCCATAAAAGGACTATCTCCTCCCTTGTGAATTTATAACCCTTCGGAATTATCGCGCAGTAAGAAAAGCATCGTTTTAAATGAGATGGGAGATAATGATAACTCAGCCGCAGAGGTGACAGAATGTTGTCATTTGGCAATTCCCAAAAATTGCTCTTTAATATCTTCATCCACTCATTCATAGCTCTTTTGGAGCACAGGAGACTCCCAAGTGTTTTTGCAGCCAAAGGCAGGCCGTTGCACTTCCTCGCTATCTGTCTGCCAATTAATTCCAGCTCTGGATGGGCAGTGAAATCTCCACCATCAAATGCATATTTTGACAACACCAGCCAACAATCATCGTCAGATAACTTCTTTAAATGATGAGTTGAAACAGAAGAAATGATTGATGCTACGTTTTCATTGCGCGTTGTAACGATAATTTTACTTCCCTGTCTCACGGACATGAAAGGTTTCAGTAAAAATTCCCACTGAGATTGGTTATCGCTCCAAACATCGTCTAGAACAAGCGATAGTTTGTTCCCTGACAATTTCTTCTCTAGCTCGCAATGGAGTTGATCTTCAGTCATGTTGTCACAGTTCATCGAACCAACCCCCTTCAGAATATCTTTTGTTACTTTGAGAACATCGAATTCTTCCGAAACATAAACCCAGGCTTTTAGATCAAACGAGCTCTTCTGGCTTCTGTCGTTGGAAACAACAATTTCTTTATAGAGAAGCTGAGCAAGGGTGGTTTTACCAACCCCTCCCATACCCACTATCGAAATCACATCTAGGTGCCTGCCTTTTGTATCATCTGATAGCAGCAACTTCATTATGGCCTCTTTTTCAGCATCCCTTCCATAAACTCCAGATTCATCTATCAGAGAAGAAGTCGGTGTTATCCGCGACGATGGTTTCTCCCCAATGCGCTCTATCAGACCAAGAACATCCTTTTGTCCCACTAACTCTTCTAAACTTCGAAGGATCTTTGCCAACTCTATTTGCACCTCTCTCACCCCCTTTCTACATGGATTAAGAGAAGCGAGAAAACTTCGAAGCTGATCCGTGCAGGTCTGACTTCGAGATTCACCTTCCAACTTCAACCGCAAAACTTTATAAGCAATCTCATCCAAGAAGTCATCAGCTTGATAGACAGCATCCTTAAGCTCATCAAGCCACTCTTTCACAGCTGCATCAGTGATCTGCTTCTCCTCTGCGTCATTGAGCAGTTTACTAACAGACCTCATCCTTGCCTTCAACTTCTTCAATTCTTCATCATCGATTTTTTGGCTCTTGAAGAAATCCCTAACCGCAGGAGAAACTATCCTCTCCATCAAAACTTCAAGGACTGCAGCAAGAATTGATTCTCCAATCACTGCGAGAGCCATTTCCCCTGTTCACAAAtctttacaaataataaatattcagCGAAGCCAAATGAACCAGAAAGAACAAGTGCACAAGATTATGCAGCAGGCATTCGAATCAAGACATCAATCAACTCAAtccttattttcattaaaattattcaacttCATGATATTTCGTTAAAtaactcatcaaaataaaaagattaaggcTATGTAACATCAATTCACATAATTCATACttccaaaaaatcaaatatcctaaagaaccaaaaaaataaattgaaataccCCAAACCCAGAACACGAAAAtccttattattaatatatacatagctgcagaaaagaaagaaaaattgggatgaaaaaaattcaagaacaagGAGAAAAGATTGCGCCAATAAAGGAAGTCAAGGAAACagagcttattttttttctttttttctttttacagaGCTTACTTGAGCCGACAGCATGCAGCAGTATTTAGGTGACAATGAAAGAAAATTCCAAGGATGAGTGATGAAACGAATTCTGATTTAATCAAGTCAAGTCAGTTGGTGTGAAGCTCAGAGATTAGGCAATTTCGGACATGAAAGCAGAAAAAGATGACAATAACGGTCGATGTCAGTTTCTGTAGCTGTATGCCAGCCAAAAGatatagagaagaaaaggtCAATCATCCCTGTactttttgaaatgttttggtTGGGTCCCTCTACTGTTCTGTggtttaatttagtccttgtaTATTATGTAATATCTGTGATTTGGTCCTTCTGTAAAAGTTTACCTTTGTATTGTATCTGGGAAAAAAACAGGGAGGAATGAAAATGAGAAGAATAAAAGTGCGAGGAaggaaaatattagaaaagaaaatgattttcctAACTGAGTTTGGAAGGGGTAAATTTGGAAGGAAGGAAAATGGAGGGGTTttgtaaaattacaattttaccctttcactttttttcttttggtctaGAAAGTTTTGcgaaattcttttaaataagaaaattgtGATTTGAATGGGAGTAACTTTATgataaaaggagagagagaagaaaagagtcGTTTCATATAATAAGCCttttttctcttgataattaatatatatattgttagaatatttatttaaaataataattaataatagaatttttttaattattaaattttattgacttaTCTATTTTAATggtacataaaatttaaaaggttaacaTTAATATAATTGATGAGCTAAcgtttatgattaaattaatttattatatttagttattttaaatatatttagtaattaatgtatttattgagtgtgtgtgtgtatgacaTGTTTTTaggataataatatataatctttttttatcatcaaaacttttaaaaatacttttgtatttttgtcAATTATAAATCTCAACACATaatttaacatctttttttatatatatattcctctcaaattttattgcatttcctttttcatactttattaatttaagttagaAAATGGTGATTTAATGGTTCGGAGATTTttttctacattaaaaaattatgtatcttgaaaaataagcatattatatataaaattaatataagggGATGTTTTCTATTTAAAGATAACACTTCTTATAAACCtttattcttttcatatttacttttagtttttatttttattattgattttggctattaatttaaatattaaaaaggaaacaacattcttaattgtatttattttttctaactctttcaaatatctttaattttcctaatatatatatatatatatatatattggagtgaaaaaatatgattttgttgTGAATGAGAACAGTCATACAAATAAGGGTAAAAATGTATTTCTAatcacttttatttatatacgcAGCAATGTCTTCGCTCCCTTCATCTGGAGAGACCAATCACCACTACATATTCCTCGTAATTCTCAAATATTAGAATTAGAGATCACATatagaatttttatatattcattatttattggataaaatatttaaatatctataaactatttataaaattttgaatattcaCATGAGTATTTATTACTTCTGAGTGGGACATGTTGCCTACCCCCCTTGAAGTACGGAGCACAAGGGAGTATGATTCTTGTCACAACACGCAGTGAAAGTGAAAGtgattatgttattattaaggtaaattttatagttttgatttgaaaagaattattttgttaagtaaaaattaatttaatttgtttagttaaaatattatttttcaaattaaagttataaaataatcatatatatatatatatttgatggtttttaatttaaatattgtaaatttaactattattattacatcatgaaataaataatacttatataaaatattttttattgtttccttaaattatctataattccatcatgtacgaaatacatccgacaagaactatagttttcttggtttcttaagcgcacaacaacatcaggaacaaaattcatatagcaatcaaattctacaaatgctacgtcatcaagcgatttccatctaattttttaaataaaacacaattaaaaataaaaataaaaattgatttttttaattgaatcggacccggttcaatgcatttagtTTTGGACCGGACCCTATCCGGTCGGAACAATGGAGAGTGACTCCATTGTTAAcgtaattcactctccactatcCGCAGGATGCGGGGAAGCAGCTCTTGACTGCTTTCTGCAAACCTATGGTTCAAACCCATTTTATATGGGTCCCACACCAACAATAAAGTGTGTTTTAGCAAACATGTGGTCTTATGTATTACTAGATAAGCattttcaaagaagaaaaaaaattgagactcGGTTGATTTACTTGAATGAGTTTAGaaatttcatgtaattttaataaaataaattaaaaaatacaaggacaagaaaaaaaaactaacaaagaaaaaaaagactcaaGTCCATCCAAGTCACCATGTCAAATCTAAGACTTGATCGTGATATTAGAGCAACCCTGtcgaaagaaattaaataaattaataaacctCAATATCAaataactcaatgttaaaggaaaaaaataaaaataaaattaatttttctaaaaaaaacaatgggaaAAAATGATATAAGTCAAAAAGGGTTAACACGTTGACCCcatagaagataaaaaaaaaacataaagaccaATTTTCTATAAATCAAACATTGAATGATAAGATgggaaaaagaatcaaatttaaatctaaaaaataaaaaatcaaagtcaatctGTGTTAATATTTGAAACTAGTGATCTTAGTCACGAGCTCAAGAGTCAAGACTAATTTTATAGAagataaactctaaaaaataatgaagttaaattcttcttcacaaataatgagggataaaatttgaaaaaaaaaatggcaactaaaaaatgatataaaaataaaacaaatagtaataaaaaaattaattgaatttgacattaaaataaatggaaatcaAGTGTTGatggatggaattaaaaaaaatcagttagaaaaaaaatagtaattaaaagaataatgataaatgttgatgtaaaaattaaataatgaaagataaaattaaagaaaaaaaaatataaaagataaaaaaataacaataaaaaaaattaaattgtttaaaaaaataaaaggaaacttTTGTATTTgaggagaggagaaagaaaataagatggagaaaaaagaacaaaaaaaagaaggtgaagaagaaaatcatcTATGGACTTGTGCCCCACCATCAGACAGCCCTTGATGCTCTGCTCTGAACACCACAATGAAAGGCAGTTTCTGGCCGGCAAAGGACCCCGCAAGTGCTTCCCAATAGCATTTTAGTAATAAACTCATTCAAAACTATTAATTTTGCCCCAAATGcaacatattatacacttaaaaaaaataatcagagtTAGTATAATTTTGCCCCAAACTATTAAATGCAACATATTACAGTTCAATGAACTCAGGGTCTCATTAGGGGAATAGCTTATCAACAAACATCCCTTCTTCAAACACTACAACT
This region of Populus alba chromosome 3, ASM523922v2, whole genome shotgun sequence genomic DNA includes:
- the LOC140955368 gene encoding putative disease resistance RPP13-like protein 1 isoform X2 gives rise to the protein MALAVIGESILAAVLEVLMERIVSPAVRDFFKSQKIDDEELKKLKARMRSVSKLLNDAEEKQITDAAVKEWLDELKDAVYQADDFLDEIAYKVLRLKLEGESRSQTCTDQLRSFLASLNPCRKGVREVQIELAKILRSLEELVGQKDVLGLIERIGEKPSSRITPTSSLIDESGVYGRDAEKEAIMKLLLSDDTKGRHLDVISIVGMGGVGKTTLAQLLYKEIVVSNDRSQKSSFDLKAWVYVSEEFDVLKVTKDILKGVGSMNCDNMTEDQLHCELEKKLSGNKLSLVLDDVWSDNQSQWEFLLKPFMSVRQGSKIIVTTRNENVASIISSVSTHHLKKLSDDDCWLVLSKYAFDGGDFTAHPELELIGRQIARKCNGLPLAAKTLGSLLCSKRAMNEWMKILKSNFWELPNDNILSPLRLSYHYLPSHLKRCFSYCAIIPKGYKFTREEIVLLWMAEGFLVEPRRNNEMEEIGYEYFNELVARLEGDDSSKTTERTRHLSYRATKDDSYQTFKAIKNPQLLRTLLCPNGWPQHMIQQVEVICNLLPALKCLRVLSLHPFHDISVLPNSICNLKHLRYLDLSRTKITRLPESMCSLYNLEILNLHFCVKLVELPANMRSLINLRHLDLQHTKLPEMPLQMGKLTKLRKLTDFFIGKQSGSNIKELGKLQHLSGDLSIWNLQNVTDARDSFEANLKGKEHLEKLC
- the LOC140955368 gene encoding putative disease resistance RPP13-like protein 1 isoform X1; amino-acid sequence: MALAVIGESILAAVLEVLMERIVSPAVRDFFKSQKIDDEELKKLKARMRSVSKLLNDAEEKQITDAAVKEWLDELKDAVYQADDFLDEIAYKVLRLKLEGESRSQTCTDQLRSFLASLNPCRKGVREVQIELAKILRSLEELVGQKDVLGLIERIGEKPSSRITPTSSLIDESGVYGRDAEKEAIMKLLLSDDTKGRHLDVISIVGMGGVGKTTLAQLLYKEIVVSNDRSQKSSFDLKAWVYVSEEFDVLKVTKDILKGVGSMNCDNMTEDQLHCELEKKLSGNKLSLVLDDVWSDNQSQWEFLLKPFMSVRQGSKIIVTTRNENVASIISSVSTHHLKKLSDDDCWLVLSKYAFDGGDFTAHPELELIGRQIARKCNGLPLAAKTLGSLLCSKRAMNEWMKILKSNFWELPNDNILSPLRLSYHYLPSHLKRCFSYCAIIPKGYKFTREEIVLLWMAEGFLVEPRRNNEMEEIGYEYFNELVARSFFQQSSLSSSLFIMHDLINDLARFASGDFCFRLEGDDSSKTTERTRHLSYRATKDDSYQTFKAIKNPQLLRTLLCPNGWPQHMIQQVEVICNLLPALKCLRVLSLHPFHDISVLPNSICNLKHLRYLDLSRTKITRLPESMCSLYNLEILNLHFCVKLVELPANMRSLINLRHLDLQHTKLPEMPLQMGKLTKLRKLTDFFIGKQSGSNIKELGKLQHLSGDLSIWNLQNVTDARDSFEANLKGKEHLEKLC